In Edaphobacter aggregans, the sequence TTCGATCCAGTGGGCGACGCACTCGTTGGCGGAGAGCATGAACTCTTCGATGAGGCGATGGGACCAGCCGCGCTCGGAGCGGACGATGGCTTGCATGTTGCCGTCGGGATCGAACTGGACGACGGGCTCGGGGAGGTCGAAGTCGATGGAGCCGCGGCGGTGACGCTTGGCGTTGAGCTTGAGGGCGAGGGCGTGCATCTGCTCGAACTCGGGGACGAGGGTGGCGAATTGCTGGCGGGTGGGTTCGTCGCCGTCGAGGATGGCCTGGACCTGGGTATAGGTCATGCGGCTGGCGCTGCGGATGATGCCTTCGCAGATCTCGTAGCCGAGGACTTCTCCGCGAGGGTCGATCTCCATGAGGCAGGAGAGGACGAGGCGGTCTTCGTTGGGGCGGAGGCTGCACATGCCTGACGAGAGGTCGGGCGGGAGCATGGGGATGGCGCGGTCGGGGAAGTAGACGGAGGTGCCGCGGAGACGGGCTTCGAGGTCGAGCGCGGTGCCGGGGCGGACGTAGTGGCTGACGTCGGCGATGTGGACCTGGAGTTCGAAGTTGCCGTTGGGGAGGGGGTGTACGAGGACGGCGTCGTCGAAGTCGCGCGCGGTTTCGCCATCGATGGTGACGATGGGGAGGTGGCGGAAGTCGCGGCGGAGGTTGAGGTCGGCTGGGGGGAGGGTGTCGACGGTTTGGGTGGCGGAGGCTGCGGCTTCGGCGAGGACATTGGTGGGGAAGGTGTGGGGGAGATGGTGCTTGCGGATGATGATTTCTACGTCGACTCCGAAGGCGTCGGGTGGTCCTAGGACTTCGAGGATGCGGCCTCGTGCGGGTCGGCCGGGTGTGGGGAAGTCGGTGACTTCGACGTCGACAGCGAGGCCTTCAAGTGGGTTGTGGCTGGCGTCACGTTCGGGGTCGGCCCAGCTTCGTTGCTGGATTTGGGCCTCTTCACCGAGGACGCGGTGTGGGGTTTGTTTTGGTGTTGCGGGGATCTCCATGCCCTCAGGGATGAGGATGGGTTGGGTCATGCGCTCGTCGAGCGGGGTGACGTAGTTTCCGTTGATGAGAGGCATGTGCTCCCACGTGTTGGTGCGACGGTGGGAGCGGGCATAGTGGAAGATGCCGACGACGGTTGGGTTGCGGCGGGTGAGGACTCGGGCTACCCGGCCGGAGCGGCGGCCTTCGCGGTCGCGGGGAGCTTCGTCGACGAGGACTTCGTCGCCTTGCATGGCTCCGTTGATCTCGTTGGGGGGGATGAAGAGATCGTCTTCGCGGTCGGTGCTGCCGTTGGGTCGGACGAAGGCGTATCCGTCGCGGTGCATGTCGATGCGTCCGGCTACGAGGCGGTCGCGGGTGACACGATGCTCTTGCGGGAGGTCGACGGCGTTGCGGGGTGGGCGGGCGGTGCGTTCGGGAGCGGCTGAGGGGATGGCCCACTGCTCGCTTTCGGTTTTGACGAGGTCTCCGCGTGCGGTGATGCGGGCTAGTTGTTCGAGAAGGAGGCGACGTTCACGGCCTCCGCCGAGGCCTAGTTCGCGGATGAGTTGCTTGTAGCCGGCGCGATGGCCGGCGGAGCGCTCGATGCGGCGGATGAGTTCACGGTCGCTTTGTGGGTATGGGTGGCCAGACATCTGTGAGAAGGATAGCGCGTCGAGGGTAAGGCTGGGTAAAGGCGGGTTTCTCCGCTGCGCTGCTCACGATGAAACTGTGAACAGCTTCGGTCGCAATGACGCTTTTTAGAGAGGGATAAGTAAAGGCAACAACAGAAGCAGATCCCTATGGGATGACAAGCAAGAAAGGCAACAGCAACGGCAACGGCAACAATCAGCGTTGAGCGGCGAGGGCGGTGGGCTCTCCCTTGAGGATCGTGGCTGCTTGTTCGAGTGTGGTTGCCGGAGGGGTGGGGCGGAAGTCGGTCTTTACTTCGTCTTCCTGCTCGTGGATGTTTTTGAAGAGGAGGACGTGGCCGTCTATGTGGATGTGGGACTCGGTGATCTGCCAGACTTTCGGGGCGAGTTCGCGACGCTCGATGTTGAAGGTGCCACCCTGGTACATGCGGCCAAAGAGGCCATAGGCGAATTTGACGTCGTGGATGAGCTTGCCTTTGATGGACTGGATGCGATTCTGCGGCTTGCTGACGACGATTTCGCCTGCCATGGCGGCGAAGACGCGAGCCTCCATGGACGGTGCGGTGAAATCAGGATCGGGAGTGAAGGCCAGGGTGACGGCGTCGGGGGCATCGCTCTTCACGGTCCAGAGGAAGGCGTCGGGCAGGAGACGCAACATGTTCTCGGCGCGCTTGTCGTCCTGCTCACCGTCTTTGCGCTGCTTGGCTTGCTGGGCGGGATCGTTGACGAAGGACTGGATGCGGGCGTCCTCGGCTCGAAGCTGATCGGGGGTGAGGGGCTGGCCGTTCTGCTTCAGTTTTTTCTTTATAGAGCCGTGATCGGTTTCGACGACATGGAAAAGAAACTCTCCATCGGGGTTGCTGTAGAGGTCGCGGTAGCGCCAGCGGGAGTGATCATCGCGGTCGGCGGTAAGCTCGGTTTGTACGGCAGCGCGGACGATGGCCTGCGCGTGGGGATCCTGATGCTGCGCATAGAGAGAGATCGCAGGCAGGGAGAGTACAAGAGCAAAGACCAGGGAAACAAACCGCATGCATGCAGGCATCGTCTTTACGACTCCTGTATCGATTAGACGCATTGTAGCGCGCACGCGTTCGCCGATGGCGTGGTTTCAAGGAGCTACGGGCGAAACGGTGCTGAATCTATATTTTGCGGGAACGCTGCGCCAACAAATGAGTGTCCTTCATAGCCTTTTCTGGCTGGGTTGTTCGCGATATAGAGGATTGATCTTTCTTCGGGTCCTTACGCAAAAAAGGCTGCGAGATTCGTCTCGCAGCCCTTCTGTTTTGGATTTTGGTGGGGATTAGAAATCAGGCCAGCGGAAGGTGCTTGTCCTGCGACTCGCGCAGGCTTTCCGCAATGCTCGCCGCCAACGCGGGGAGACCGAAGAGCGCGCCTGCCGTAATGGCGGTCGACATGACGTCATTGGCGTAGAACGGAATCGCCGCGACATAGCAAGCCGCAAG encodes:
- a CDS encoding ribonuclease R family protein, which encodes MSGHPYPQSDRELIRRIERSAGHRAGYKQLIRELGLGGGRERRLLLEQLARITARGDLVKTESEQWAIPSAAPERTARPPRNAVDLPQEHRVTRDRLVAGRIDMHRDGYAFVRPNGSTDREDDLFIPPNEINGAMQGDEVLVDEAPRDREGRRSGRVARVLTRRNPTVVGIFHYARSHRRTNTWEHMPLINGNYVTPLDERMTQPILIPEGMEIPATPKQTPHRVLGEEAQIQQRSWADPERDASHNPLEGLAVDVEVTDFPTPGRPARGRILEVLGPPDAFGVDVEIIIRKHHLPHTFPTNVLAEAAASATQTVDTLPPADLNLRRDFRHLPIVTIDGETARDFDDAVLVHPLPNGNFELQVHIADVSHYVRPGTALDLEARLRGTSVYFPDRAIPMLPPDLSSGMCSLRPNEDRLVLSCLMEIDPRGEVLGYEICEGIIRSASRMTYTQVQAILDGDEPTRQQFATLVPEFEQMHALALKLNAKRHRRGSIDFDLPEPVVQFDPDGNMQAIVRSERGWSHRLIEEFMLSANECVAHWIEAQAIPGIYRIHETPDPKRIIDFEDTAAQFGYSLGFSSLPVKRIQTKGDRRDARSRNDRGTTRGHSVKTHEVAESIPVTPQMYQRLTAKIAGKPEERILSYLMLRSLKQARYSEKNVGHFALASPSYTHFTSPIRRYPDLIVHRLLRSLLQAGTNPQGDPILSTDPQPWGEKPQKPVILTLSEPKGKNPRISSEVPHISKEGVPDLPAEELEAISTESSQSERRADDAERELIEWKKIKFMQDRIGEDFTGIILSCTKYGFFVELDELFIEGIVPIATLQDDRYFFRDTDRTIAGARNGRVFKIGQRVHVLLDRIDRPQRRLQFALIEEPSTPSSARRTGKSGEPKIGRSATELTPSNKPSPNRSGKKGKTKSKSRERNKKTKGKRK